The window AGCGGAGGGTGTGGGTGAACCAGCTCATGGGACGCCGGATGAGGGCCGAGTTTGCGGAGGATGCCACCACGCGGTACAAGAAACGATTTGGCAaggatggggagggaaggaaggatgCCGTTACCGAGGAAGGGGCAGATGCTTCGGGAGACCGGCCAcggatcaagaaggccaagaagccaTTTGAAGAGACTCGATACTCTGAGGAAACTGTTCAAAGACTCAGTGGTGCTATTGTGGAGGCCCAGGGCAAAAAGATCTCGTTCGACTAAGCAGTTCATTCCGATGAGATGAGAAATATATATGTACTCCTTTTGTATACATTTTTGAGTCAGGCACTACCCATCATAATGCAGTGACACTGGTCACTCTGGTTCACCGGCTCACGCCCATCCATGGCCTTTGCAATCCAACCAAACCAACCGTTGTGCTGTATACTTCGTGTATACAAGATCGGGTATCCCTCACCGCCTACGCTAGTCCCGATCAGGGCTGACAGTCGCTCGCGATGTCATGCCCTTCTGGACTCGATTTTGTCTGCTTGTCAACTTCTCTCCTACCccttgctcttctcttctctacCGCCTTGGTCCTTCAGGTGTTTTTCCtctttgttctttctttctatctcccttctttccttctccacccACCCGTTCTGATCTTTCATCGGTGGCCCGAGTCCTTGCTGGTTCGCCGCTGGCCGTTCCTTGCCCGAGCCACGCTTCCCGATCGACTGGCCTCCTCTGCTAAAGTCAACCCAGGGCCAGTGATCCTCTTCGGCCGTCTGAGGTGCCCCCTTGTCTCCGATATTCATGGCTCCCGCTCGCCGCCACATCGGGGCCAGTCGCCGCAAGAGAAgggacgatgatggcgaagacgagggcTCGCTGGCTGGGGATTTGGACGATGACTCCTTAAGTGAAGGCTCGGTGGGCAGCCGTCCTGGTGATGAGgacgccgacggcgagggcaGTGAGGCAACCGAGGATGATGGACCTCCCTCGAACAAGCTCAACGGTAGTCGGGTAAATGGCCGAAGGTTGAACCAACCAGCCCGATCCAGCTCTACGTCGGCACGCAAGCCAGAGCTCAAGGCAACGGTTTCAGATACGGAGGCAATGTTGAATGGGCTCAAAGTCTCTGATCAAAGTGGCGAAGCGGCCGAGCTCCAGTTCGACCAGTTGAAGGAAGAGCCTCAGACCGTCAGGACACCCTCTGCTCCCCCAAACGAACCACGACGGGAGAACTTTGCTGCAAGGAAGCGTCGAGAGCATGACAAGTATGTCAAGGAACGGGACCAGAATCCGGCGTTCGTCCCCACGCGAGGCAGTTTCTTCCTGCATGACAAGCGGACGGCGGACGCTGGTTTCCGGTCCATGAACAAACCCAAGTCTCGACCGGTTGGCTTGATTGTGGATGGAAATACTCGCAAGTGCGTACATATCCTCCTGCAACCACGAACCGTTGCTAATATCACTCAGGAACTCGAGGTCCGAAGCTAGTGAAGGGCAGTGGGCTCATGACCTCCACGATACGGTGGCCGGGGTTGAACGCCCTGCACTCAAAAATCCACCAGCATCTTCCGCCGCGGTGAACCCCTCTATGCCTGTTCCTACGGCGCCGAAATCAGATCCCCCGAATCGGTCATTTTCCAGCACGACCCTCGTGGGAAATGTTCctgtcgtcatcttcttACCGGGCATGGCCCAGCCCATCCCGTTCCCCGCAGTGGCTAAAAAGCAACACACCCGTCTGCCCCAACATCGACCTCCCCTGCGGCGAGACAAACCGGTGCGGATTTCCCTTCCTGGCCAAGCTCCCCGGTACATTTTCCCGTCCGTCGAGCGTtcattcatcttcatcccTCGGGCTCTGCGGCCGAATCAACAGGGCTACCGTGGCCGAGGTCGTGGTGGGTTCTACGGCGGCGGACGGCGCCCAAGTTACTACGCCAACTCCGCGTAT of the Penicillium psychrofluorescens genome assembly, chromosome: 1 genome contains:
- a CDS encoding uncharacterized protein (ID:PFLUO_000796-T1.cds;~source:funannotate); the encoded protein is MAPARRHIGASRRKRRDDDGEDEGSLAGDLDDDSLSEGSVGSRPGDEDADGEGSEATEDDGPPSNKLNGSRVNGRRLNQPARSSSTSARKPELKATVSDTEAMLNGLKVSDQSGEAAELQFDQLKEEPQTVRTPSAPPNEPRRENFAARKRREHDKYVKERDQNPAFVPTRGSFFLHDKRTADAGFRSMNKPKSRPVGLIVDGNTRKNSRSEASEGQWAHDLHDTVAGVERPALKNPPASSAAVNPSMPVPTAPKSDPPNRSFSSTTLVGNVPVVIFLPGMAQPIPFPAVAKKQHTRLPQHRPPLRRDKPVRISLPGQAPRYIFPSVERSFIFIPRALRPNQQGYRGRGRGGFYGGGRRPSYYANSAYTPSVLSRRSSLGMAASQDGYPSPAGSVYSRPAMIPPDAGKPVVRLPPPPRPPLGMPPGPPGPPPVMPPMQFPHPAYRESRPAPIPMHQPRPQKAVSVADIETPASFGFQPPRPPLEQPFHHQVPVPARGPGPDVPRGPPSQVSVTPLSQIPERAIHAQPFQPYTYQQGFYPPAYGPGAAFYPPSGSEYNPTYNGPVGPGASVPSFPSGQPPMPYAVPPSSGEHPSQPGTVAHESGGTVYFYDANQMYSSPQYGAPSSGPGGVVGMGGMMTPPGTTYYYPQPPGGAGYYGPQ